In the Aneurinibacillus soli genome, one interval contains:
- the comER gene encoding late competence protein ComER, with protein MHIGFIGTGSMGTMLLEAFIESGAVAPDQIIASNRSSHKLDVLIQKHSGLHTGTNIHVAQKADVVFLCVKPLEYRAVLDEIQATLTPEKLILSITSSIGVKRLESYIPSKIARIIPSITNTAHSGASLVTFGSRLTPADRTSLLKLIATISTPIEIEEDHTRISSDITSCGPAFFSFLMQRYIDCAVEETGISEEQATEMMTAMVIGMGRLLEDGRYSLPSLQAKVCVPGGVTGIGLNVLDKETKDTFNHLVQATQRKFHTDLLEVQALFTDKKNPLH; from the coding sequence ATGCATATCGGCTTTATCGGCACAGGAAGCATGGGAACGATGTTGTTGGAAGCTTTTATTGAATCAGGAGCAGTAGCACCCGATCAAATTATCGCTTCCAATCGTTCGTCTCATAAACTCGATGTGCTGATTCAAAAACATTCCGGTCTACATACCGGAACGAACATTCATGTAGCTCAGAAAGCAGACGTTGTTTTCCTTTGTGTTAAGCCTCTTGAATACCGTGCTGTGCTTGACGAGATTCAAGCAACTCTTACTCCGGAGAAGCTGATTCTGTCAATTACGAGCTCAATCGGTGTCAAACGATTGGAATCCTATATTCCATCCAAAATTGCCCGTATTATTCCAAGCATTACAAACACAGCACATTCCGGAGCTTCGCTTGTTACATTCGGCTCTCGCCTAACACCAGCAGACAGAACCAGTCTACTGAAGCTAATCGCTACGATTAGTACGCCGATCGAGATTGAAGAAGATCATACACGCATTTCTTCGGATATCACAAGCTGCGGACCTGCTTTTTTCAGTTTTCTTATGCAGCGCTATATTGATTGCGCAGTGGAAGAAACTGGGATTTCCGAGGAGCAGGCTACCGAGATGATGACAGCTATGGTTATTGGCATGGGCCGCCTGCTCGAAGACGGCCGATATTCTTTGCCATCCTTACAGGCCAAGGTGTGTGTACCTGGCGGTGTGACCGGCATCGGCCTGAATGTGCTCGACAAGGAAACAAAAGACACATTCAACCATCTCGTGCAGGCGACGCAACGTAAATTCCACACAGATTTACTTGAAGTGCAGGCACTATTTACGGACAAAAAAAATCCCCTCCACTAA
- a CDS encoding DUF2533 family protein: MSVHHAISAHSASQAEYIVLYRKLDVMREVRIERAIEQYQAGEAVDLASINEVTQQINQLAQRHHLPPRKFVTAAMIESTNK; encoded by the coding sequence ATGAGTGTTCACCATGCGATTTCAGCCCATTCAGCTAGCCAAGCGGAGTATATCGTTCTGTACCGCAAGCTTGATGTGATGCGTGAAGTACGAATTGAACGGGCTATTGAACAGTATCAGGCGGGAGAAGCCGTTGATCTTGCTTCTATTAACGAAGTTACTCAGCAGATCAATCAACTGGCACAGCGTCATCATCTGCCGCCACGCAAATTTGTTACAGCAGCCATGATTGAAAGCACAAATAAATAA